The window CATCTCGGCATTTAGAATTTATAGGATGTGCGGTGTCTGCATACAGCTTAAATTTTCCTTTTGATTCTCCTGAAGCACGATTCACGTCCAGCTTGTTTCCGCAATCGTTACAAAATCGAGCACGAAGATGATTTTTACAGCCACACTTGGAGCACTTATCCGTCAGCTTTCTGCTGGGCATGGCAACGAAGGCCCCTTTGTACCCTTCAATAATCTTCAAATCCCTCACGACAAAGTCATTATCGATCGTAATGCTGCAAAACGCCTGTAATCGATTTTTCTTTGCATCTGTCAGTTTAACCCTCACTTCAGTTATATTCACAGTAAAATCCTCCCTTCAAGCTTATCTTGTAGTCTATGGCGACACATCATTAGTAACCACAAACACCTTTCCCTTACCAATCGAGGCAATCTTATCCCTATTAATCTCTGCCTGCTCTCTGCTTCTGCATAAACCAACAATAGAAGACCCGCTTCCTGAAACCAGCAACCCACAAAAATCAAATTTTTTTAAAAATCTTTTTAACTGCAGCAGGTTCGGGTATAATGAAAAAACGGATTCTTCAAGCCGGTTAAAGAGCACTCTGCCAACGCTCTCAGCATCTCCCTGCTCTATGATATCGAGAAAAAAGCTAACATCTTTTCTATTTTTTGTCAAGGCAATTTTCAGGTTTTTGTAGATAGTAATCGTGTCAATTCTTATGTACGGAAAAATGACAAGATAGTTCAATTTGTTCTTCACTTTTACCGGAGACACCTTCTCTCCCCTTCCTTTACACAAGGAAGTCCTGCCTTGAATAAAAAAAGCAACATCTGAGCCCAGCTTTGCAGCAAAAGCCATAAGCTCTTTCTCGGTGAGTCCCGCTTTCCAGAGCAGATTCAAGGCTTTAAGGGCAGAAGCGGCATCACTGCTTCCTCCACCTAAACCAGCTCCTACCGGGATATTTTTTTTAAGGATTATGTTTACCCCTTTTTTTATACCACACTCCCGGATAACAAGGTTTGCAGCCTTACTTACGAGATTCTCCTCACCATAGGGAATACTCTTATCATCGCACTCAAGTTTTACCCCTTTTTCAATCTCCTTAAATATGAGATTGTCGACAAGGTCGATCTCCTGCATTACCGTTTCAAGTTCATGATAGCCATCTTCTCTCTTTCTGACTACCTCAAGAAACAGATTTATTTTTGCCGGTGCACGTATCTGTATCTCATCACCCGTTTGGTTGATTTCCATCATTGCCATTCACTTTCCACACATCCTATAAGGTATCACTCTTCCGTAATATTTTTTCTGAGAAACGTAAGCCCGGTATTGCCATAAACTCTCTGGTCCTCAACATGCAAGCGGGTAAAATCTTCATTTGTCACCAGTTGTCCTTTGTGATGCTGAAGCATCACAATCCCCTTTTCGCTTAAGATTCCTTCAGAAACACATCCATCAAGAAAAGCAAAAATTTCCACTCTCTCCTTACACTCCCTGTGTAATAATCTGTAAGGTGGCGTTACAAATACCAGATCAAATCTTGTCCGGCCGCTTTTCAAGAATGGTAACAAAAATAAGACATTTTTTTTAAGAACTCCTCCGCCTTCAGAAAGTTTGGTATTGCTGAGATTCTTATGTATCACCTTGATGGAAAGGGCGCTGTTATCGACAAACAGGCATCGCTTCGCACCTCGGCTCAGGGCCTCTAACCCGGAGGTTCCGGTACCAGAAAACAGATCAAGAACCATGCTCTCCTTAACCAGGTCCCCCAGAATATTGAACAAAGACTCCTTCACGCTGTCCAGTATCGGACTCGTCGCCTCGTTACGCAGCACACACAACCGAACACCCTTCGCCTTGCCTGAAATAATACGCATGGGAACTTAACTCCTCGCAAATTCATGAAAATCCTAACAGATACAATTTTGCAGTGCAAGAAATTTTACGTTTGTTTGTTACCACAAAGGATCAATGATTAAGATAAAACCCTAAATTGCGGTTAAAAACAGTTTGACTTTAATACCTTCATAACCTATAATCCTCCCGCGAGTTAAGTAGTATATTTTGCGGAAAACCACTTTTCGTGTTTGAGGTGCATAGTGCAGCGCTGTTTCCTGCTGTCCTCCCGAACGTGCAACCCATTGCCTGCAGAATTTTTTCAATGAGGCGAAGGAGCGGAAAAGCCGATTTTAGCTCTGGTTTTCAGCCTTCCGAACCGAAATAATATATCTCGTGTATGCTTTTTTAAGCCTTTCAGAGAGGATTGGAATGAATAATGACATTGAAAAACAGTTGAATCCATTGAGAAGTCGCCTGATACATTTAAGGGACTCTCTTTGACTTAGATACAAAAGAACACGAATTGAAAACCCTCGAAAAAAGGTTGGCAAGCGCTGATATCTGGGACGATAAAGAGGAGGCTCAATCTACAATACAGAGGCTCAAGAGTCTGAAAGAATTTACTCTCCCTTTTCAAGGGTTACAGAAATCTTTTGACGACTTGTTAGACCTGGCAGAGCTCGCGGAAGACGAAAATGACGAAGAGATCGAAAATGAGATTTTAAGTGATATCGAGAAATTTTCACAAGGATTGGGAAAACTTGAGCTTCGTATGATGCTCAGTGGAAAGAATGACCACAAGAACGCGTACCTCAATATACATGCAGGTGCTGGCGGTACGGAATCCTGCGATTGGGCATCTATGTTATTACGAATGTATAGTAGATGGGCGGAAAACAATAACTACACCGTAAGCCTCATAGATATGTTACCAGGTGAAGAAGCGGGAATTAAGAGAGTTACCGTCCTCGTCAAGGGATCCTTTGCTTTCGGGTATTTAAAGTCTGAAATTGGAGTTCATCGCCTGGTACGGATCTCGCCATTTGATTCTAACAGCCGCAGACACACCTCCTTTGCAGCCGTTGACGTAATTCCAGAGCTTGATACTGACATTGAAATAGAGATCAGTGAAAAAGACCTGAAAATAGATACATACCGTTCGTCAGGCGCCGGAGGTCAGCATGTAAATAAAACCGATTCAGCTGTGAGAATCACGCATCTACCGTCTGGCATCATTGTGCAATGTCAGAACGAAAGATCACAGCATAAAAACAGAAGTATGGCCTTAAAGATGTTAAAATCAAAAATGTACCAGTTAAAGGAACAGGATCAGGAAAAGGAAATTGCCGATGCGCATGATGAAAAGGGAGATATTGCATGGGGCCATCAGATTCGTTCGTATGTCCTCCAACCTTATGCAATGATCAAGGATTTGCGGACAGGAATGGAGACAGCTAAGACTCAATCGTTCCTTGATGGTGAGATAGATGATTTTATTACCTCGTATCTAAAATGGAAAATCGGCAAATAGGCTTTTCCACATAATTCAGGATTTTTTAAAAGTTTTCTGTTTACTAATTTTAAATTTATAAATGATTAAAAAGGTATAATCGCATGAACATGTTAAAGCAGACGGATCCCGAAGTATATCAAGCAATCCAGAACGAGACAAAAAGACAACAAAACTTCATTGAACTGATTGCCTCTGAAAACTATTGCAGCAGCGCCGTATTGGAAGCTCAAGGCTCGGTCATGACAAACAAATATGCGGAAGGTTACCCTGATAAGCGGTGGTACGCAGGATGCGGAAATGTCGACGATGTTGAAAAGCTTGCAATAGAACGGGCTTTAGACATCTTTGGAGCTGAACACGCCAACGTACAACCACACTCAGGGTCCTCGGCAAATATGGCAGTTTTCTTTGCTGCGCTCTCTCCAGGCCACAAGATACTCGCCATGGATCTTTCACACGGCGGACACCTCACCCATGGTTTCGAAAAAAACTTTTCAGGGCAATTTTATAAAAAAGTCACCTACGGTGTAAGAAAAGATACCGGAAGAATCGATTATGATGAAGTGAGGGAGCTTGCAAAAAAAAACTCTCCAGATCTCATCATTGCCGGTGCCAGTGCCTACCCGAGAGAACTCGACTTTGCCAAATTCAGAGAGATTGCTGATGAAGTTGGTTCACTTCTTTTAGCAGATATTGCCCACATTGCAGGCCTGATTGTAGGAGGCGTACATCCAGACCCTGTTCCCTACGCAGATTTTGTAACAACGTCAACCCATAAAACTCTCAGAGGACCGAGAGCCGGCCTGATATTATGCAAGGCAAAGTATGCATCCAAGATTGACCAGCTGGTTTTTCCCGGGATCCAGGGAGGACCATTAATGCACGTGATAGCGGCAAAGGCCGTAGCATTTAAGGAGGCACAAACCGAAGCGTTTAAAGAATATCAGAGACAAATTTTAAAGAATGCGAAAACACTGTCAAATGCCTTAAAGGATAAGGGCTACACCATCGTATCCGGTGGAACGGATAACCATCTCTTCCTCGTTGACCTTACGAGCAAAAATGTTACGGGGATACAGGCTCAAAAGTTTTTGGAAAAGGCAGGTATCAGTCTCAACCGGAACATGATACCTTTTGATAAGGGATCAGCATTCAGACCAGGGGGTATACGGATAGGTACTCCATCAGTAACAACCCGGGGTATGAAAGAGCCGGAGATGACCCAAATTGCAGAATGGATCGACCTTGCAATCAATAACCCCGATGACCAGAACTTGGCGGCAATTAAAGGTAAGGCAGCCGAATTATGTTCAGCTTTTCCCCTTTATAAGGATTTTTAATAGTATGCTTTATGGCAGTACCGTTTTACTATGATCAAGAAAAAAGAGTACAGAAAAATTTCGGTCCTGGGTACCGGAGGATGGGGAACAGCGCTTGCGATCTTGCTTCACGAGAAGGGCCACCATGTGACTCTCTGGGGGGCAACTCCTGATTATGTTGATTTTCTTAAACAAAAGCGGGAAAACAGAAAATATCTTAAAGGTATTACAATCCCCACCGACTTAACCATAACTTCAAAAATTGAAGATGCCCAGGACGACGTAAATTTTATCGTGGTTGCAATACCAACACCCTACGTGAGAAGCGTTATTGAAAAAGGGAAAGATTCCTATGCTCCCGGAACATGCCTTGTCAGTGTTATGAAAGGAATAGAAAATGACACACTCATGCGCAGCAGTGAAATCCTTACTGATGTCCTCGGGAAACAACCCATCGCCCTGCTCTTCGGACCAAGCCACGCAGAAGAGGTCGCAAAGAAACTTCCAACTACCGTTGTGGTTGCATCTGAAGATGTTGAATTGGCAAGAGAAATACAAAAGATCTTTACGACAAACCGTTTCCGCATTTATACAAATCCAGACGTAATTGGTGTAGAATTGGGAGGTTCTCTGAAGAACGTTATTGCGATTGCTGCAGGGATATGTGAAGGCCTCGGCTTTGGAGATAACTCCAAGGCCGCCTTGTTAACACGGGGATTATCGGAAATCATACGTCTGGGCGTAGCAATGGGAGGCCAGAGGGACACCTTTTCAGGGCTTACAGGGCTGGGAGACCTGATAACTTCCTGCGTAAGTCCGTTCGGAAGAAACCGCTTTGTAGGTGAACAGATCGCAAAAGGTAAAAAATTATCGCAACTATTAAAAGAAATGAATCAAGTCGCTGAAGGAGTACGGACAACAAAGTCTGTCTGCAAACTGGCAGAAAAGTTTAACGTTGAAATGCCGATTACCAGCGAAATCTATAAGGTGCTCTTCGAAGATAAAGACCCAATGGAGGCGGTAAATGAACTTATGGTTCGAGAACTAAAATCAGAAATAGAGTTTTTACCATAACAGGTAATTGCAGAAAAACTCTGTTGTTACGCCAAAACAGCCAGGATACAAGGCGCTTATTTCGCAACTGGAAAACCGGAATATATACTCATCTCATAATGGTTTCCGGATAAAATCCGAGATAAAATTGAGCGAGTAAAGTCCTCGGCGTTTTTTGTCCGGGGATACCTTCACCAAGATCTGGTTTCCGGTAAAACCGAAAACCAGATCGGTTTCAGTATAATTACGCACGTGAAGGTTGCGGAATTATTACCTCAACGCAGAGGATGGATAGCTCGTGTCCAATCACTGATTAAGAAGTGAAAACAGGCAGATGGGCAGCGGGGACCTCTCTTAATCGCGGATACTGTTTGTCCTTGTCCGAAACGGTTGGTTCTGTAACCGGCCAACCTATACCCATTTTCTGGTCTGACCAGAAAATCCCATACTCATCATCAGGATGGTAAACATCGGTACATTTATACAAAACATCCGCAGTTTCACTCACTACGCAGAACCCGTGGGCAAACCCTTCCGGTATGAATACCTGTCTTCTGTTTTCGGACGAGAGACTGAAACCTGCCCATTTTCCAAAGGTTGGAGAGCCGTACCTTATATCAACAGCAACATCAAATATCTCACCCCTAATAACATAAATCAGTTTAGCTTGTGGATGCTGAAGCTGATAGTGGAGACCCCGAAGGGTTCCCTGACAGGAACGGGAATAGTTATCCTGAACAAAGTCCTGGTCTATTCCCACCTCCTCATATTTGCCTTTATGAAAAGTCTCCATAAAAAAACCGCGAGAGTCCCTGAAAATCACAGGATCAATCAGTAAAACACCGGGAAGGGTCGTTTTCTCAATCTTCAGAGACATCTGTTCCTCCCCTCCCCTTCTTTCAGCATCTCCATGAGATATTTGCCATACTCGTTTTGCAACATGGCAGATGCCAGCTCCGCCAGCTGTTGTTTGTCTATATAGCCAAGATGAAAGGCAATTTCCTCAACACACGAGATCTTCAGCCCCTGTCGTTCTTGTATGGTCTGAACATAAATAGCTGCCTGTTGTAGCGAATCGTGGGTACCGGTATCGAGCCATGCAAACCCACGACCCATGAGCTCCACCCGCAGCTCCCTTCTCATCAGGTACGCCAGATTAATATCTGTAATCTCCAGCTCTCCCCGACCCGAAGGCTTAAGCCCCTCTGCAATAGAAACAACCGTATTATCATAAAAATAGAGGCCGGGAACCGCATATTTTGATTTCGGCGTCTTTGGTTTCTCCTCTATCCCGAGAACATATCCATTTTGATCAAACTCTACCACACCATACCGCTCAGGATCACTCACCATGTATCCAAATATTAAACCGCCTTTTGTAAGACTGACAGCTTCCTTTAAAATTCCCTGAAGTCCGTGACCGTAAAATATGTTGTCGCCTAAGATGAGGGCAACGGGATCGCTGCCGATAAAGGTCTTTCCTATGATAAAGGCCTCCGCCAGGCCTTTCGGATGCGGTTGTTCTGCATAGGAGAATGAGAGGCCCCATTGAGATCCATCTCCCAGGAGGCCCTGAAATCTCTCAATATCATGAGGGGTAGAAATGACCAGTATCTCCCGAATCCCGCCTAACATCAAGACCGACAGAGGATAGTAGATCATCGGTTTATCATATACCGGGAGAAGCTGTTTACTCACAACCTTTGTAATGGGCGTAAGCCTGGTTCCCGACCCTCCCGCTAATATTATTCCTTTCATATCAAAGCCTCCATAAGCCGGCTATTGTAATTGAACACCCCGCAAAAAACAACCGCCTTATTCTGGCAACAATAACTTCATCCAGAATCTGCTGCTTGGAAATTTCAATGTAATCACTTCAATTGAAATCGATTAACGAGATAGCCTTTCCCTTTATGAAACTGCCTGGCCTGGCTCACGATCTTTGCTTCTGACTCCTGATGGGTCATATCCAGAGTCTGCCGATAAAAAGATGCCGCTCTTGCAAAATAAACGGGTTTCAAAGCCTCTATTACCGCATCCCTGTCTTCAGATATTTCATACGCATGGATAAAATCATAGAGTATCTTTGTCCACAACTGCGAACTGATATTCCATCTCCCTGTAGCATGCATCTTTTTAACTATAGTATAATGGGGTAAAGGGAGGATAGAAGTGAGCATCTTTTCCTCTTTTAAAAAACCATCAATACCTTTTTTCTTTAACTCCTTATAATCAATGGAGAGTCCCTGAGGCTCTTTATAGCATACTTGACCAAATACCTGACAATCCTTACGAGCCTTCCCGTTGATCCATGTTTCCTGAAACTTTGAGATATTTGAAAAAAGGGTAGATACCACCTGGCTAAACATTGGCCCGAGCTTTGGAGCACTGGGTTTGTGCACCTTGGAGCCCAGCACAACCTGGCCAACCTTAAATCCATTTAAGAGTGCGGAAGTAGTCATGAAGATGTCTATACCATACTGTCTGGTGCTCTCTTCCCATTCCATATCCAACCATTTTGTTGCCATAAGTGGAGAGAAAGAGAAATCTCCGCCTATGGGCTGTCGGATATTTGCCTTGAAAAGAGAGTATATGAGAGGATAGGTTATGTGATTTGTAATCGTTCCGTCATACTCATTTCTTGAATATAAAGGGGTTATATAGTCATTTCCCTCCAGTATCGGTGAAACAAGGATCTTGACCCATTCCGGTGTAATACTTTTCAGGTCTGCATCTACAACAATTGCGGCCTTTGCCCTCTGCTGTACAACTTCGAGGAAAAGATTTCTCATATTATTGTCCTTACCAACCACGGTTGTATCGGTACTGATATATTTCTTCACAACTTTGCCGGTATCAACGTTCAGAAACGCCTCCCGGGTACCATCCATGGAATTATTGTCTACGTTGATGATCATCGCAGAAAGGTCAGGAAAGTACGTACTTAATCCTGAAGCCAGCTGCTGAGTCACAAATGCTATATTATCCGCTTCATTCAAAGATGGTATGCCTGCAATAATGTCCACACCCTCTGTTCTCTTATTCATTCAAAAATTCTCCCAAAAACATTATGCTTTAAATATCTGTTACGATATCTGTTTTCTTCCACTTTTTCAAAACTACTTCATAATATCATGTTGAATATCCAGCAATAGAACGTCAATAAGGCCTCTAAACACCCCTGCACCCCGCCAGGCAGGGTCGCAACTTTCACACCAAAGTATGATAATACATTCCAACATATTTTCGTAAGCACGTAAGTTTTCTGGATTATGGTGATTGCGACAGAGGTTGCAAAAAAGAGATGCATACGCTGCTGGAATATTCGATGATACTAAAAAAATCAGGAATATACTAATTCTTATTAACAAAAATGTTTCAAGACTTGTATTCCTCCACTTCTTTTCTTATAATCGTCAGTAATGCGTGGTACACAATGGGCATCTTTGAAAGATATACTAAAACCGATTTGGTTTTCGGTTTTACCGGAAACCAAATCCTGGTGAAGGTATACTCGCTCAAATTTATCTCGGATTTTATCCGAAAACCACTATGAGATGAGTATACCCATTGTCTGTTAAAACGGTGCGGTAGATCATTACATATTACTATTTAACAATCGGGGGAGATATGACAGTAAATTATAAAGATTTAGGACTGGTTAACACAAAAAAGATGTTCAAAAAAGCCTTTGAGGGCAAGTTTGCTATCCCTGCATATAATTTCAATAACATGGAGCAGCTTCAGGCAATCGTAATGGCCTGCGCTGAATCTGATTCTCCCTTTATCCTTCAGGTATCAAGCGGAGCACGTAAATACGCGAACCAGTTCCTTCTCACCCATATGGCGAAAGGTGCAGGCGAAATGTTAAAAGATTTGAACCCTCACTTGAAATTTGCCCTGCACCTCGACCATGGCGACACCTTTGAACTCTGCAAATCCTGCGTAGATTCCGGTTTCTCTTCTGTAATGATTGACGGGTCTCACCACCCGTTTGATAAGAACATTACGCTTACAAAGCAGGTTGTCGAATACGCTCACAAATATGATGTAACCGTGGAAGGCGAACTTGGAGTCCTTGCCGGCATCGAAGATGATGTAGTCGCTGAAAAATCAACCTACACACAACCCGATGAAGTGGAAGAATTCGTACAGAAATCTGGAGTCGATTCACTTGCAATCTCTATAGGAACCTCCCATGGCGCCAACAAATTTAAACCCGAACAATGCACAAAAAATGAAGAGGGTGTGCTTATTCCTCCTCCATTAAAATTTGATATTCTTGAAGAGATCGAAAAGAGAATTCCCGGCTTCCCTATCGTACTCCACGGAGCTTCATCTGTTGTCCCGAAGTATGTGAATTTAATTAACAGCCATGGCGGAAAAGTCCGGAACGCTGTTGGTATACCGGAAGAACAACTTCGAAAAGCGGCAAGATCTGCAGTTTGTAAGATTAACATCGATTCAGACGGAAGACTTGCAATGACGGCTATCATCCGTAAGGTTTTTGCTGAGAATCCGGCTGAATTCGATCCACGGAAGTATCTCGGACCGGCAAGGGATGAGCTCAGGAAAATGATCATGGAGAAAAACATGAATGTACTTGGCTCTGCAGGGAAGGGCAGGG is drawn from Candidatus Scalindua sp. and contains these coding sequences:
- a CDS encoding SpoVG family protein — encoded protein: MNITEVRVKLTDAKKNRLQAFCSITIDNDFVVRDLKIIEGYKGAFVAMPSRKLTDKCSKCGCKNHLRARFCNDCGNKLDVNRASGESKGKFKLYADTAHPINSKCRDEIEQKVLDAYKEESKKSQEPGYVPPEMEEPDDDDYSSNEGVLRSRYGEEYL
- the ispE gene encoding 4-(cytidine 5'-diphospho)-2-C-methyl-D-erythritol kinase, whose amino-acid sequence is MAMMEINQTGDEIQIRAPAKINLFLEVVRKREDGYHELETVMQEIDLVDNLIFKEIEKGVKLECDDKSIPYGEENLVSKAANLVIRECGIKKGVNIILKKNIPVGAGLGGGSSDAASALKALNLLWKAGLTEKELMAFAAKLGSDVAFFIQGRTSLCKGRGEKVSPVKVKNKLNYLVIFPYIRIDTITIYKNLKIALTKNRKDVSFFLDIIEQGDAESVGRVLFNRLEESVFSLYPNLLQLKRFLKKFDFCGLLVSGSGSSIVGLCRSREQAEINRDKIASIGKGKVFVVTNDVSP
- the rsmD gene encoding 16S rRNA (guanine(966)-N(2))-methyltransferase RsmD, translating into MRIISGKAKGVRLCVLRNEATSPILDSVKESLFNILGDLVKESMVLDLFSGTGTSGLEALSRGAKRCLFVDNSALSIKVIHKNLSNTKLSEGGGVLKKNVLFLLPFLKSGRTRFDLVFVTPPYRLLHRECKERVEIFAFLDGCVSEGILSEKGIVMLQHHKGQLVTNEDFTRLHVEDQRVYGNTGLTFLRKNITEE
- the prfB gene encoding peptide chain release factor 2 (programmed frameshift), with the translated sequence MNNDIEKQLNPLRSRLIHLRDSLDLDTKEHELKTLEKRLASADIWDDKEEAQSTIQRLKSLKEFTLPFQGLQKSFDDLLDLAELAEDENDEEIENEILSDIEKFSQGLGKLELRMMLSGKNDHKNAYLNIHAGAGGTESCDWASMLLRMYSRWAENNNYTVSLIDMLPGEEAGIKRVTVLVKGSFAFGYLKSEIGVHRLVRISPFDSNSRRHTSFAAVDVIPELDTDIEIEISEKDLKIDTYRSSGAGGQHVNKTDSAVRITHLPSGIIVQCQNERSQHKNRSMALKMLKSKMYQLKEQDQEKEIADAHDEKGDIAWGHQIRSYVLQPYAMIKDLRTGMETAKTQSFLDGEIDDFITSYLKWKIGK
- a CDS encoding serine hydroxymethyltransferase yields the protein MNMLKQTDPEVYQAIQNETKRQQNFIELIASENYCSSAVLEAQGSVMTNKYAEGYPDKRWYAGCGNVDDVEKLAIERALDIFGAEHANVQPHSGSSANMAVFFAALSPGHKILAMDLSHGGHLTHGFEKNFSGQFYKKVTYGVRKDTGRIDYDEVRELAKKNSPDLIIAGASAYPRELDFAKFREIADEVGSLLLADIAHIAGLIVGGVHPDPVPYADFVTTSTHKTLRGPRAGLILCKAKYASKIDQLVFPGIQGGPLMHVIAAKAVAFKEAQTEAFKEYQRQILKNAKTLSNALKDKGYTIVSGGTDNHLFLVDLTSKNVTGIQAQKFLEKAGISLNRNMIPFDKGSAFRPGGIRIGTPSVTTRGMKEPEMTQIAEWIDLAINNPDDQNLAAIKGKAAELCSAFPLYKDF
- a CDS encoding NAD(P)H-dependent glycerol-3-phosphate dehydrogenase → MIKKKEYRKISVLGTGGWGTALAILLHEKGHHVTLWGATPDYVDFLKQKRENRKYLKGITIPTDLTITSKIEDAQDDVNFIVVAIPTPYVRSVIEKGKDSYAPGTCLVSVMKGIENDTLMRSSEILTDVLGKQPIALLFGPSHAEEVAKKLPTTVVVASEDVELAREIQKIFTTNRFRIYTNPDVIGVELGGSLKNVIAIAAGICEGLGFGDNSKAALLTRGLSEIIRLGVAMGGQRDTFSGLTGLGDLITSCVSPFGRNRFVGEQIAKGKKLSQLLKEMNQVAEGVRTTKSVCKLAEKFNVEMPITSEIYKVLFEDKDPMEAVNELMVRELKSEIEFLP
- the rfbC gene encoding dTDP-4-dehydrorhamnose 3,5-epimerase translates to MSLKIEKTTLPGVLLIDPVIFRDSRGFFMETFHKGKYEEVGIDQDFVQDNYSRSCQGTLRGLHYQLQHPQAKLIYVIRGEIFDVAVDIRYGSPTFGKWAGFSLSSENRRQVFIPEGFAHGFCVVSETADVLYKCTDVYHPDDEYGIFWSDQKMGIGWPVTEPTVSDKDKQYPRLREVPAAHLPVFTS
- the rfbA gene encoding glucose-1-phosphate thymidylyltransferase RfbA, translated to MKGIILAGGSGTRLTPITKVVSKQLLPVYDKPMIYYPLSVLMLGGIREILVISTPHDIERFQGLLGDGSQWGLSFSYAEQPHPKGLAEAFIIGKTFIGSDPVALILGDNIFYGHGLQGILKEAVSLTKGGLIFGYMVSDPERYGVVEFDQNGYVLGIEEKPKTPKSKYAVPGLYFYDNTVVSIAEGLKPSGRGELEITDINLAYLMRRELRVELMGRGFAWLDTGTHDSLQQAAIYVQTIQERQGLKISCVEEIAFHLGYIDKQQLAELASAMLQNEYGKYLMEMLKEGEGRNRCL
- a CDS encoding glycosyltransferase, whose translation is MNKRTEGVDIIAGIPSLNEADNIAFVTQQLASGLSTYFPDLSAMIINVDNNSMDGTREAFLNVDTGKVVKKYISTDTTVVGKDNNMRNLFLEVVQQRAKAAIVVDADLKSITPEWVKILVSPILEGNDYITPLYSRNEYDGTITNHITYPLIYSLFKANIRQPIGGDFSFSPLMATKWLDMEWEESTRQYGIDIFMTTSALLNGFKVGQVVLGSKVHKPSAPKLGPMFSQVVSTLFSNISKFQETWINGKARKDCQVFGQVCYKEPQGLSIDYKELKKKGIDGFLKEEKMLTSILPLPHYTIVKKMHATGRWNISSQLWTKILYDFIHAYEISEDRDAVIEALKPVYFARAASFYRQTLDMTHQESEAKIVSQARQFHKGKGYLVNRFQLK
- a CDS encoding class II fructose-1,6-bisphosphate aldolase — protein: MTVNYKDLGLVNTKKMFKKAFEGKFAIPAYNFNNMEQLQAIVMACAESDSPFILQVSSGARKYANQFLLTHMAKGAGEMLKDLNPHLKFALHLDHGDTFELCKSCVDSGFSSVMIDGSHHPFDKNITLTKQVVEYAHKYDVTVEGELGVLAGIEDDVVAEKSTYTQPDEVEEFVQKSGVDSLAISIGTSHGANKFKPEQCTKNEEGVLIPPPLKFDILEEIEKRIPGFPIVLHGASSVVPKYVNLINSHGGKVRNAVGIPEEQLRKAARSAVCKINIDSDGRLAMTAIIRKVFAENPAEFDPRKYLGPARDELRKMIMEKNMNVLGSAGKGREIFS